A stretch of Acidimicrobiales bacterium DNA encodes these proteins:
- a CDS encoding WYL domain-containing protein, producing the protein MSAKLTARDRMTRLLAVIPWVVEQDGALLDDIATRFDYPRDRLVADLTEVVLFVGVHPFTPDSLIEVDITDDRVQIRYADWFSQPLRLTPEEGARLLTAGRSVLSLDTDANDDGGDPERASPLLRALTKLGMALGESAERAVDVRLGDAPEATLDTLRQAVAAGTQVELDYYTYGRDELTTRVVDPARVFSDHGNWYLHGYCHRAADERVFRVDRVRDVRRLDTPVAHELEGGGGSFTPDGDDPRVQLHLPADAGWVVEQYPTEAVETRPDGSIDVVMAVTATPWLERLLLRLGPGARIVEATGTIPEDLVPQAAARVLARYRS; encoded by the coding sequence ATGAGCGCGAAGCTGACCGCGCGGGACCGCATGACGCGGTTGCTCGCGGTGATTCCCTGGGTCGTCGAGCAGGACGGCGCCCTCCTCGACGACATCGCCACACGCTTCGACTACCCGCGTGACCGGCTCGTCGCGGATCTCACCGAGGTCGTGCTCTTCGTCGGCGTCCACCCGTTCACCCCGGACTCGCTCATCGAGGTCGACATCACCGATGACCGGGTCCAGATCCGTTACGCGGACTGGTTCTCCCAGCCCTTGCGGCTGACCCCGGAGGAGGGCGCCCGTCTCCTCACCGCCGGCCGCAGTGTCCTGTCGCTCGACACGGACGCCAACGACGACGGCGGTGACCCCGAACGGGCCAGCCCGCTGTTGCGGGCGCTCACCAAGCTCGGCATGGCGCTCGGCGAGTCCGCCGAACGGGCGGTGGACGTGCGCCTCGGCGACGCCCCGGAGGCGACCCTCGACACGCTGCGCCAGGCCGTGGCCGCCGGCACGCAGGTGGAGCTCGACTACTACACCTACGGACGCGACGAACTCACGACCCGTGTCGTGGACCCCGCCCGGGTCTTCAGCGACCACGGCAACTGGTATCTCCACGGCTACTGCCACCGCGCCGCCGACGAGCGCGTCTTCAGGGTCGACCGTGTGCGAGACGTCCGTCGGCTCGACACCCCGGTCGCGCACGAACTCGAGGGCGGCGGGGGATCGTTCACGCCGGACGGCGACGACCCCCGGGTGCAGCTGCACCTCCCGGCCGATGCCGGCTGGGTCGTCGAGCAGTACCCAACGGAGGCAGTGGAGACGAGACCGGACGGCTCGATCGACGTGGTCATGGCGGTCACGGCGACCCCCTGGCTCGAACGTCTGCTCCTGCGCCTCGGCCCGGGAGCCCGGATCGTCGAGGCCACCGGGACGATCCCCGAGGACCTCGTCCCGCAGGCGGCCGCTCGGGTCCTGGCGCGCTACCGGAGCTGA
- the lepB gene encoding signal peptidase I: MTDSGSPGSGSDEPLFTSVGPRPRGGAPTPSGPTAAGDGDGGGSDDAFWLDETAEPEPESSGKLNGQIRTLTEWVVVAIGALAVALLIKAFLLQAFYIPSPSMDPTLRNDDRVLVNKLSYRLGDVERGDIIVFERPEDVPSDTDDFIKRAIGLPGEVVTFSDGAVFIDGRALSEDYVGEHLTTNDRLIPGCDNAPAVADSCLVPEGHVFVMGDNRDASLDSRSFGPIDEDTIVGRAFLKVWPLGDIGFL, from the coding sequence GTGACCGACAGTGGCTCCCCGGGTTCGGGTTCCGACGAACCTCTCTTCACATCCGTCGGCCCGCGGCCCCGGGGCGGCGCCCCCACCCCGTCGGGGCCGACAGCCGCCGGCGACGGAGACGGCGGCGGATCCGACGATGCGTTCTGGCTCGACGAGACCGCCGAGCCGGAGCCGGAGTCGTCCGGGAAGCTCAACGGCCAGATCCGCACGCTCACCGAGTGGGTCGTCGTGGCCATCGGCGCCCTCGCCGTGGCGCTGTTGATCAAGGCGTTCCTGCTCCAGGCGTTCTACATCCCGTCCCCCTCGATGGATCCGACGCTGCGCAACGACGACCGTGTGCTCGTCAACAAGTTGAGCTACCGCCTCGGCGACGTCGAGCGGGGCGACATCATCGTGTTCGAGCGCCCCGAGGACGTGCCGAGCGACACCGACGACTTCATCAAACGGGCCATCGGGCTCCCCGGCGAGGTGGTCACGTTCAGCGACGGGGCGGTCTTCATCGACGGCCGCGCGCTCAGCGAGGACTATGTGGGCGAACACCTCACCACCAACGATCGGCTGATCCCGGGGTGCGACAACGCGCCGGCCGTGGCCGACAGCTGTCTGGTTCCCGAGGGACACGTTTTCGTCATGGGCGACAATCGCGACGCGAGCCTCGACAGTCGCAGCTTCGGCCCCATCGACGAGGACACGATCGTCGGCCGCGCCTTCCTCAAGGTCTGGCCACTCGGCGACATCGGCTTCCTGTAG
- the tatB gene encoding Sec-independent protein translocase protein TatB — MFSNIGGMEVLFVMVVALIVLGPSKLPDAARHAGKWVTEIRRISAGFQREFREAIQEPIIEADARARGAIESTKKAVADPFVNPDLGAATGTDATTPSDETDSPADDE, encoded by the coding sequence ATGTTCTCGAACATCGGAGGAATGGAAGTTCTCTTCGTGATGGTGGTCGCGCTCATCGTGCTCGGACCCAGCAAGCTGCCCGATGCGGCGCGCCATGCCGGCAAGTGGGTCACCGAGATCCGCCGCATCTCCGCCGGGTTCCAGCGTGAGTTCCGCGAGGCGATCCAGGAGCCGATCATCGAGGCCGACGCCCGCGCCCGCGGCGCGATCGAGAGCACCAAGAAGGCCGTCGCCGACCCGTTCGTGAACCCCGACCTGGGCGCCGCCACCGGCACCGACGCCACCACGCCGTCCGACGAGACCGACTCACCCGCCGACGATGAGTGA
- the tatC gene encoding twin-arginine translocase subunit TatC: MSDTETRNDARMSLLEHLTELRRRLIISFLAVAAGAVIGWIFYQNIIDVLVEPYCQAVEDRESIVPVEEQCQLYARNPLEFFNIKLAVAGYTGLILAMPVILWQAWRFVAPGLYSHEKKYAYPFIASAVTLFGLGAGLAYWSVPKALAWLIDQGGDNFEELFAPSEYFGFIIKMMIAFGIGFEFPIALIFLQILGLVDNKTLRSGRQYAIVGIVALVAIITPSGDPFTLAVLSVPMYLFYEIAILFGRLRIRRAKKTAPAA, translated from the coding sequence ATGAGTGACACGGAGACCCGCAACGACGCTCGGATGAGCCTGCTCGAGCACCTCACAGAGCTCCGACGGCGACTCATCATCAGCTTCCTCGCGGTCGCCGCCGGTGCCGTCATCGGCTGGATCTTCTACCAGAACATCATCGACGTGCTGGTCGAGCCCTACTGCCAGGCCGTCGAGGACCGCGAGTCCATCGTTCCCGTCGAGGAGCAGTGCCAGCTCTACGCCCGGAACCCGCTCGAGTTCTTCAACATCAAGCTCGCCGTGGCCGGCTACACGGGTCTCATCCTCGCCATGCCGGTGATCCTCTGGCAGGCGTGGCGCTTCGTCGCCCCGGGCCTGTACAGCCACGAGAAGAAGTACGCCTACCCCTTCATCGCGTCGGCGGTCACCCTGTTCGGGCTCGGCGCCGGCCTGGCCTACTGGAGTGTGCCGAAGGCGCTGGCGTGGCTCATCGATCAGGGCGGCGACAACTTCGAGGAGTTGTTCGCCCCGAGCGAGTACTTCGGGTTCATCATCAAGATGATGATCGCGTTCGGCATCGGCTTCGAGTTCCCGATCGCGCTCATCTTCCTCCAGATCCTCGGCCTGGTGGACAACAAGACGCTGCGCTCCGGGCGCCAGTACGCGATCGTCGGCATCGTCGCGCTCGTGGCGATCATCACGCCGAGCGGTGATCCCTTCACCCTGGCGGTCCTCTCGGTGCCGATGTACCTCTTCTACGAGATCGCGATCCTCTTCGGCCGCCTGCGGATCCGCCGAGCCAAGAAGACGGCCCCGGCCGCGTGA
- a CDS encoding DEAD/DEAH box helicase — protein sequence MSDADGRGFRLDPFQVEAIGHVDDGRSVLVCAPTGSGKTVVAEHAIDRALGERKRAFYTTPIKALSNQKYRDLADRIGASRVGLLTGDNAINPDADVIVMTTEVLRNMLYEGRDLADLATVVLDEVHYLEDSFRGPVWEEVILHLPLHVSLVCLSATVSNSDEVGGWLESVRGPTAVIVETTRPVELTNLYAVGDRRGERLHVVPTLVDGRPNPEGDRFDPDLRRSRAERRKHKRPPWRTPNRLELLDFLEDGDLLPVIWFIFSRKGCDEAATGLVRSGARFTDREQGARIRAIAEERLAGLDAGDLALLDTTAWLERLERGVASHHAGLVPAFKEAVEVCFAEGLVKVVFATETLALGVNLPARSVVIDRLTKFTGEHHELLTPAQFTQLTGRAGRRGIDERGHAIVPWSPFTQFDQVSSLAGSRAFRLRSAFRPTYNMAVNLLQRQSPDDARALLARSFAQYQADAGVARLENRLARERARLAELRAEVDDLPDEAETEVAAPPDAEAIADAVSRLRPGDVVLDEDGERLAVLGVSWRKGGRARMRLVSQRSQELRWDLSELTEAPVTVGRIDLPQPMAPERIDYRHDVAARLRRARGGGTTRARKRSKARNDPRATLERLEQEVKHLERKARRDKGSVARRFDAICEVLRDRGHLDGWEVSASGRMLGRIYHESDLLIAEALDAGLLDDLDPPALASLVSCFTYEHRRPGPPPEPWFPAKVAKQRYRDLVHLAGGLAGVERQHGVPETRPPEAGFAPAAHAWAAGEELGVLLDDDEDMTAGDFVRNVKQLIDLLRQLGEVAPTPATARAARQAAEAIHRGVVAISGSVEAV from the coding sequence GTGAGCGACGCCGACGGTCGCGGCTTTCGTCTCGACCCGTTCCAGGTCGAAGCGATCGGTCATGTCGACGACGGGCGTTCCGTGCTGGTCTGCGCGCCCACGGGAAGCGGCAAGACCGTAGTGGCCGAGCACGCCATCGATCGTGCGCTGGGCGAACGCAAGCGGGCGTTCTACACCACACCGATCAAGGCGCTCTCCAACCAGAAGTACCGCGATCTGGCCGATCGGATCGGGGCGAGCCGGGTCGGGCTCCTCACCGGCGACAACGCGATCAACCCCGATGCCGACGTGATCGTGATGACCACCGAGGTGCTGCGCAACATGCTCTACGAGGGGCGGGACCTGGCCGACCTCGCCACCGTGGTGCTCGACGAGGTCCACTATCTCGAGGACAGCTTCCGCGGCCCGGTGTGGGAGGAGGTCATCCTCCACCTCCCGCTGCACGTCTCACTCGTCTGCCTGTCCGCGACCGTGTCCAACAGTGACGAGGTCGGCGGCTGGCTCGAGTCGGTGCGGGGGCCGACCGCCGTGATCGTCGAGACGACGCGCCCGGTGGAGCTGACGAACCTCTACGCGGTGGGGGACCGGCGGGGAGAGCGGCTGCACGTCGTGCCGACCCTGGTCGACGGTCGGCCGAACCCGGAGGGCGATCGCTTCGACCCCGATCTGCGCCGCTCGCGCGCCGAGCGTCGCAAACACAAGCGACCGCCGTGGCGAACGCCGAACCGGCTGGAGCTCCTCGACTTCCTCGAGGACGGTGACCTCCTTCCCGTCATCTGGTTCATCTTCAGCCGAAAGGGTTGCGACGAGGCGGCCACGGGCCTCGTCCGCAGCGGCGCCCGTTTCACCGACCGGGAGCAGGGCGCGCGCATCCGAGCCATCGCCGAGGAACGACTCGCCGGACTGGACGCAGGGGATCTCGCCCTGCTCGACACCACCGCGTGGCTCGAACGGCTCGAGCGCGGCGTCGCCAGCCATCACGCCGGCCTGGTTCCGGCGTTCAAGGAGGCCGTCGAGGTCTGTTTCGCGGAAGGGCTCGTGAAGGTCGTGTTCGCCACCGAGACCCTGGCGTTGGGGGTCAATCTCCCCGCCCGCAGTGTGGTGATCGACCGGCTGACCAAGTTCACCGGCGAGCATCACGAACTGTTGACCCCCGCCCAGTTCACCCAGCTCACCGGGCGGGCCGGTCGGCGCGGGATCGACGAACGAGGCCATGCGATCGTGCCCTGGTCGCCGTTCACCCAGTTCGACCAGGTCTCGTCCCTCGCCGGAAGCCGGGCGTTCCGCCTGCGCTCCGCCTTCCGACCGACCTACAACATGGCCGTGAACCTGCTCCAGCGACAGTCGCCGGACGACGCGCGGGCCCTGCTGGCCCGGAGCTTCGCGCAGTACCAGGCCGACGCCGGCGTCGCCCGCCTCGAGAACCGCCTCGCCCGCGAGCGGGCCCGGTTGGCCGAACTCCGGGCCGAGGTCGACGACCTGCCCGACGAAGCGGAAACCGAGGTCGCGGCGCCACCGGATGCCGAGGCGATCGCCGACGCCGTCTCCCGCCTCCGACCCGGCGACGTCGTACTGGACGAGGACGGGGAGCGCCTCGCGGTCCTCGGCGTGAGTTGGCGCAAGGGGGGACGAGCCCGGATGCGGCTCGTCAGCCAGCGCAGCCAGGAGCTCCGTTGGGACCTGAGCGAGCTCACCGAAGCTCCCGTCACCGTCGGGCGCATCGACCTGCCGCAGCCGATGGCACCCGAGCGCATCGACTATCGCCACGACGTCGCCGCCCGCCTCCGCCGGGCACGCGGCGGAGGCACCACCCGGGCGCGCAAACGATCGAAGGCCCGCAACGACCCGCGAGCGACGCTCGAACGCCTCGAGCAGGAGGTGAAACATCTCGAACGCAAGGCCCGGCGGGACAAGGGGAGTGTCGCCCGCCGGTTCGACGCGATCTGCGAGGTCCTGCGCGACCGTGGGCATCTCGACGGCTGGGAGGTCTCCGCCTCCGGCCGGATGCTCGGGCGGATCTACCACGAGTCGGATCTGCTCATCGCGGAGGCGCTCGACGCCGGCCTGCTCGACGATCTCGACCCGCCGGCGCTCGCCTCGTTGGTCTCCTGCTTCACCTACGAGCATCGACGCCCGGGGCCGCCTCCCGAACCCTGGTTCCCGGCGAAGGTCGCCAAGCAGCGCTACCGGGACCTCGTCCACCTCGCCGGCGGCCTCGCGGGTGTCGAACGACAGCACGGTGTGCCCGAGACCCGACCGCCCGAGGCCGGGTTCGCGCCCGCCGCCCACGCCTGGGCCGCGGGGGAGGAGTTGGGCGTCCTGCTCGACGACGACGAGGACATGACGGCGGGCGATTTCGTCCGCAACGTCAAGCAGCTGATCGATCTGTTGCGTCAGCTGGGCGAGGTCGCTCCCACGCCCGCCACCGCCCGCGCCGCCCGCCAGGCGGCAGAGGCGATCCATCGTGGCGTCGTGGCGATCTCCGGGTCGGTGGAGGCCGTGTGA
- a CDS encoding M20 family metallopeptidase: MDVIEAKQQVRAEIERLTPTLLEISHEVHANPELNFEEHFAHEMLSGVLEDEGLDVERGAYDLSTAFDARVGTSGPTIAVCCEYDALPGIGHACGHNIIAAAGIGAGLAAATVAEALGGRLAILGTPAEEGGGGKEFMIRGGAFDDVDAAMMVHPADHDLRSMHTIAFHTMDVEYEGQAAHAAAAPHKGRNALDAAVLGYTNVAALRQHIRPEERIHGVFTEAGDKPNIVPARAAAEWYVRSATMESLEPLKQRVLACLEAGASATGCTMTHRWNDPPFYDMIDNTPLLDLYCANAEQVGRVVHAPDPMSVVSGSTDMGNVSYAVPAIHPMIKVAPAGCAIHTPEFATHARSEEGDRAVIDGALSMALTIVDLWADAETLGSVRGAFEETQ; encoded by the coding sequence ATGGACGTGATCGAAGCCAAGCAGCAGGTACGCGCGGAGATCGAACGTCTGACCCCGACACTGTTGGAGATCAGCCACGAAGTCCACGCCAACCCCGAGCTGAACTTCGAGGAACACTTCGCCCACGAGATGCTCAGCGGCGTGCTCGAGGACGAGGGGCTGGACGTGGAGCGGGGCGCCTACGACCTCTCGACCGCCTTCGATGCCCGCGTCGGCACCTCCGGTCCCACGATCGCCGTCTGCTGCGAGTACGACGCACTGCCGGGCATCGGCCACGCCTGCGGCCACAACATCATCGCGGCCGCCGGCATCGGCGCCGGCCTCGCCGCGGCCACGGTCGCGGAGGCGCTCGGTGGCCGCCTGGCGATTCTCGGCACGCCGGCCGAAGAGGGGGGCGGTGGCAAGGAGTTCATGATCCGCGGTGGCGCCTTCGACGACGTGGACGCCGCGATGATGGTGCATCCGGCCGACCACGACCTGCGATCGATGCACACGATCGCGTTCCACACGATGGACGTGGAGTACGAGGGCCAGGCCGCGCATGCCGCGGCCGCGCCCCACAAGGGCCGCAACGCGCTCGACGCAGCCGTACTCGGCTACACCAACGTCGCCGCGCTCCGCCAACACATCCGGCCCGAGGAGCGGATCCACGGGGTGTTCACCGAGGCCGGCGACAAGCCGAACATCGTGCCGGCCCGAGCGGCGGCCGAGTGGTACGTCCGCAGCGCCACCATGGAGTCGCTCGAGCCGCTCAAACAACGCGTCCTCGCGTGTCTCGAAGCCGGCGCGTCCGCCACCGGCTGCACGATGACGCACCGGTGGAACGACCCGCCCTTCTACGACATGATCGACAACACCCCGCTGCTCGATCTGTACTGCGCGAACGCCGAGCAGGTCGGCCGGGTGGTCCATGCGCCGGACCCCATGTCGGTCGTGTCCGGCAGCACCGACATGGGCAATGTCAGCTACGCCGTGCCCGCCATCCACCCCATGATCAAGGTCGCACCGGCGGGATGCGCGATCCACACGCCGGAGTTCGCCACGCACGCCCGCTCCGAGGAGGGCGACCGCGCCGTGATCGACGGTGCGCTGTCGATGGCGCTCACGATCGTGGACCTCTGGGCCGACGCCGAAACCCTCGGGTCGGTCCGCGGCGCGTTCGAAGAGACCCAATAG
- a CDS encoding FAD-dependent thymidylate synthase, which translates to MTVYIAEDFTAEEADILRRYFTNLDQPVFALVNLPEVVKGALFARYSRSPLSLRRLFLQEFVGDLDIEGDQTIDATVGLRRAEELYDRVFFEYGDDSVAQLGGVHLACEQASNLLTKVLEWGRLMAYLEQSTRYIAYDQRLGGRYRYYRDPEILSSSLGTRYIADMDRIFDSYSGLVPQMQEFFRATTPKDASDSDFAYRTAIKARALDAIRGMLPASSLSNLGIYGTGQAYEALLLRMRSHPLPESRAYADLMLTELRKVVPSFLKRVDLPDRGERTSAYLADTRDSMEAMVDSLFGDETGGVVDDDVVDLVDFDPDGEVKAVAAMLYPHTSLSETTIEARVRAMSVQDRLDVITAYVGHRENRRQRPGRAFERTDYRFDILSDYGAFRDLQRHRMLTIDWQPLSPRHGYVMPDAVRAAGVEEEFRGAMERSSALHGALMGELPEQAPYAVALAYRVRYSMQFNAREAMHMLELRTTPQGHEAYRRVCQRMHTAIAEQAGHHAIAEAMRFVDHSGEPALGRLDAERRAEERRRSRDLG; encoded by the coding sequence ATGACGGTCTACATCGCCGAGGATTTCACCGCCGAAGAGGCCGACATCCTGCGCCGCTACTTCACGAACCTCGACCAACCCGTGTTCGCGCTGGTCAACCTCCCCGAGGTCGTCAAGGGCGCACTGTTCGCCCGCTACTCCCGGTCCCCGCTGAGTCTGCGGCGGCTGTTCCTCCAGGAGTTCGTCGGCGACCTCGACATCGAGGGCGACCAGACCATCGACGCCACGGTCGGCCTGCGGCGGGCCGAGGAACTCTACGACCGGGTGTTCTTCGAGTACGGCGACGATTCCGTGGCCCAGCTGGGCGGCGTGCACCTCGCGTGTGAGCAGGCCAGCAACCTGCTCACCAAGGTGCTCGAGTGGGGGCGGCTCATGGCCTACCTCGAGCAGTCCACCCGCTACATCGCCTACGACCAGCGTCTCGGTGGCCGCTATCGCTACTACCGGGACCCCGAGATCCTCAGCAGCTCGCTCGGCACCCGCTACATCGCCGACATGGACCGGATCTTCGACAGCTACTCGGGTCTCGTGCCGCAGATGCAGGAGTTCTTCCGGGCGACGACGCCGAAGGACGCGTCGGACAGCGACTTCGCGTACCGCACCGCCATCAAGGCCCGGGCCCTCGATGCCATCCGCGGCATGCTCCCCGCGTCCTCACTGTCCAACCTGGGCATCTACGGCACCGGGCAGGCCTACGAGGCGCTCCTGCTGCGCATGCGCTCGCACCCGCTGCCGGAGAGCCGGGCCTACGCCGACCTGATGCTCACCGAGCTGCGCAAGGTCGTGCCGTCGTTCCTCAAGCGGGTGGACCTGCCCGACCGCGGCGAACGCACCAGCGCCTACCTGGCGGACACCCGCGACTCCATGGAGGCCATGGTCGACAGCCTGTTCGGCGACGAGACCGGCGGGGTCGTGGACGACGATGTGGTCGACCTCGTCGATTTCGATCCGGACGGCGAGGTCAAGGCCGTCGCCGCGATGCTCTACCCGCACACCTCCCTGTCGGAGACGACGATCGAGGCGCGGGTGCGGGCCATGTCGGTGCAGGACCGCCTCGACGTGATCACCGCCTACGTCGGCCACCGCGAGAACCGGCGCCAGCGCCCGGGGCGGGCGTTCGAACGCACCGACTATCGCTTCGACATCCTCTCCGACTATGGCGCGTTCCGCGATCTGCAACGCCACCGGATGCTCACGATCGACTGGCAGCCGCTCTCGCCCCGCCACGGCTACGTGATGCCCGACGCGGTTCGGGCCGCGGGCGTGGAGGAGGAGTTCCGCGGGGCCATGGAGCGCTCCTCGGCGTTGCACGGCGCGCTGATGGGGGAGCTGCCGGAGCAGGCGCCCTACGCCGTGGCGTTGGCGTATCGGGTGCGCTACTCGATGCAGTTCAACGCCCGCGAGGCGATGCACATGCTCGAGCTGCGCACCACGCCGCAGGGCCACGAGGCGTACCGCCGCGTGTGTCAGCGGATGCACACGGCGATCGCCGAGCAGGCCGGCCATCACGCGATCGCCGAAGCCATGCGATTCGTGGATCATTCCGGGGAACCGGCACTCGGACGCCTGGACGCGGAGCGCCGGGCCGAGGAGCGTCGCCGCAGCCGCGATCTCGGCTGA
- a CDS encoding LysM peptidoglycan-binding domain-containing protein: MHPHQIWRPIGAMIVLVAATMLATTTVVIEPGDTLSAIARRHDVTVAELVAWNDLEDPDRIVAGATLIVSAPDASSPSAVGDGAGVHVVTAGDTLSAIARRFGVSIARLVEANDLDDPDRIVEGQTIRVNAPVATTTTTTPARTYTVVAGDTLWTIASRLGVTIADLAAANDIADIDRIREGVELTIDGDAPAPSTPTTTTTVPPTTVPPTTVPPTTVPTTTVPAGTADRDADEVLLVPMFAHWADTYDVPQDLLEAIAWKESSWQPDAVGPTGNLGVMQLSPATVELIEGGLLGRDLDPLDADEAIQMGARFLRYLLDRTHTEDEAVAAWAQGLASVQEEGIGTRGATYVAAVTEIRQQRA; encoded by the coding sequence GTGCACCCCCATCAGATCTGGCGACCGATCGGCGCAATGATCGTTCTCGTCGCCGCCACGATGCTCGCGACCACCACGGTGGTCATCGAACCGGGCGACACCCTGTCGGCGATCGCCCGCCGCCATGACGTGACCGTGGCCGAGCTGGTCGCCTGGAACGACCTCGAGGACCCGGACCGCATCGTCGCCGGAGCGACGCTCATCGTGTCCGCCCCCGACGCGTCGTCGCCGTCGGCCGTCGGTGACGGCGCCGGCGTGCATGTCGTGACCGCCGGCGACACGCTGTCGGCGATCGCCCGGCGGTTCGGCGTGTCGATCGCCCGCCTCGTGGAGGCCAACGACCTCGACGACCCGGACCGCATCGTCGAAGGCCAGACCATCCGGGTCAACGCGCCCGTGGCGACGACCACGACGACCACACCGGCTCGCACCTACACCGTGGTGGCGGGGGACACGCTCTGGACCATCGCGTCCCGACTCGGTGTCACGATCGCCGACCTCGCGGCCGCGAACGACATCGCGGACATCGACCGGATCCGCGAGGGCGTCGAGCTGACGATCGACGGTGACGCGCCGGCCCCCTCGACCCCGACCACCACGACGACCGTGCCGCCCACCACCGTGCCGCCCACCACCGTGCCGCCCACCACCGTGCCGACCACCACCGTGCCGGCGGGAACCGCGGACCGCGACGCGGACGAGGTCCTGCTCGTCCCCATGTTCGCCCACTGGGCCGACACCTACGACGTCCCCCAGGATCTCCTGGAGGCGATCGCGTGGAAGGAGTCGAGCTGGCAACCCGACGCCGTCGGCCCCACGGGCAACCTCGGCGTCATGCAGCTGAGCCCGGCGACCGTCGAGCTGATCGAGGGCGGACTCCTGGGTCGCGATCTCGACCCGCTCGACGCCGACGAGGCCATCCAGATGGGTGCTCGGTTCCTGCGCTACCTCCTCGATCGCACCCACACCGAGGACGAGGCCGTCGCGGCCTGGGCCCAGGGTCTCGCCAGCGTGCAGGAGGAGGGCATCGGCACCCGCGGCGCGACATATGTCGCCGCGGTGACCGAAATCCGCCAACAACGGGCCTGA